CGACCATGACCCCGTCGGGTGCCGGCGCGGACGTCGCGGCCCTCGCGACGAACGCCAGCCTGGAGAACCTCGCCGTCTTCGCCTACGGCGCCGCGCTGGTCGACGCCGGCAAGGGGAAGTTCGGCAAGAAGGTGCCGGCGGCGGTCGCGGAGTTCGCCAAGCACGCGAAGGCGCAGCACACCGACCACGCCAACGCGTTCAACGCGGCGCTGAAGCGGGCGGGCGCCCAGCCGTTCACCAAGCCCGACCCGGCTCTCGTCTCGCCAGTCACCGAGATGTATGGCAAGGTGAAGGACGTCGGCGGGCTCGCCCGTCTGGCGCTGACGCTGGAGAACACGGCGGCGGCCACGTACACGAAGCAGATGGGGGAGCTCAGCAGTCCCGAGGCGATCGCGGCGGTTGCTACGATCGCGCCGGTCGAACGACAGCACGCGGCGATCCTGATGTACGTCCTGGGCGAGTACCCGGTACCGGACACGTTCGTGCAGCTCGGTCAGACCGACACGTCGCTCGGCGCCAGGCCGAGCACGGACGCCGGCGTCTAGCCGGCCGAAGAGCCCCCGCGGGCTCGCCGCCTCCCCCGTCGGCGAGCCCGCGGGCCTTTTCCCGGGACCTTCCCCCCTTGGAGCGCACCGTGCGCCGCCTGCTGCCCTGCCTGCCCGTCCTCCTGCTCGCCACCGCCTGCTCGGGCGGCGCCTCCCGCGCGCCGCTCGCCAGCGGGACCGGGCCGGTCGCGGTCGAGATCCGCGACTACGCGTTCGGCCCCGCCGCCGCCACCGTCCGCGCCGGGACGCCGGTCACCTGGACCGAGCACGACCCCGACATCGAGGGCGCCGGCGCGCACTCCGTCGTCGCCGACGACGGCGCGTTCGCCTCGGCGCCGCGCCTCGCCGCCGGCGCGGCGTTCACCTGGACGCCGCCCGCGCCGGGGACGTACGCGTACCACTGCGGCATCCACAACTACATGACCGGGACGCTCACGGTCGTGTGACAGGCTCCGTCGCGTGGACCGCGACGCGCTGCTCGTCGCCGCGCTCGGCGCGGCGGTGCTCACCGGCTGCACGCCGCGGTCCGACCGCCCCGGGCCTGCCACGCCGTCGCCGCTGCCCTCGCTCGCGCCCGACCCGGACCAGGCGCTGCTCGCCGCCTGGGCCGCCGCCGAACGCCTGGCCGCCGCCCGCTACGACCGGCCGGTGCGCGCGATCCCGGCGCTGGCGCCGTTGCGCGCCAACCACCTCGCCCGGGCGCGCGCCGTCGAGGCGCGGCTGACGGCCTCCCCCTCGGCGGCGCCCGCACCGCCCGCGCTCGGCGGGCCGCCGGCCGCGGTCGTGCGCGCGCTGGTGACGGCCGAGCGGGCGCTGGCCGCGTCGTACGCCGCCGCCGTCGCGCGGGCCGCCGACCCGGAGGTCGTGCTGCTCGGCGCGACGCTCGCCGCGGGTGCGCGGCAGCACGCCGCGCTGCTCCCCATCCTCCCGCTGCCGAAGGCGCCGCGGTGACCCCGCCGCGGCCGACCCGCCGTGCCGTGCTGGCGGCGCCCGCGCTGCTCGCGC
The genomic region above belongs to Mycobacteriales bacterium and contains:
- a CDS encoding cupredoxin domain-containing protein, which produces MRRLLPCLPVLLLATACSGGASRAPLASGTGPVAVEIRDYAFGPAAATVRAGTPVTWTEHDPDIEGAGAHSVVADDGAFASAPRLAAGAAFTWTPPAPGTYAYHCGIHNYMTGTLTVV
- a CDS encoding ferritin-like domain-containing protein; translation: MNERELRAMTAHMNDMHAETFPRLREAMDDLGSGLRRTMREQRGSRRGFLIGGGALVGAAALAACSKGTSGSPAAGGASSSSGSPTMTPSGAGADVAALATNASLENLAVFAYGAALVDAGKGKFGKKVPAAVAEFAKHAKAQHTDHANAFNAALKRAGAQPFTKPDPALVSPVTEMYGKVKDVGGLARLALTLENTAAATYTKQMGELSSPEAIAAVATIAPVERQHAAILMYVLGEYPVPDTFVQLGQTDTSLGARPSTDAGV